From Calditrichota bacterium, a single genomic window includes:
- the pyk gene encoding pyruvate kinase → MRRTKICCTIGPASACQKTIEDLIRAGMDVARLNFSHGTHEQHAEAIAMIRSASQRLGAPVAIMQDLQGPKLRIGPVAGGSLTLHRGQEVTILAQEAEAGPGVLTTSYQHLPKDVRPGDKILIDDGLIQLKVLATTDGSVTCKVVEGGTLTSYKGINLPGVDVSSPALTEKDRKDLLFGLAQGVDFVAVSFVRRAADVAAVRELIAAQEAPVRVIAKIEKPEALEDLDAILRIADGVIVARGDLGVELPLERVPVVQQQIVHRCRQKGVPCIVATQMLESMRTQPRPTRAEVTDVANAIQEGADAVMLTAETATGERPVQVTRMLARIIRAVEGEERYLRTEAPPRPVATPTVADAVADSACRAAADLKARAIVTLTQSGYTACMIAKYRPEAPIIAFTPHEAVQRQMQLVWGVRPRLLQFSDDLQDLLERIDAHMLAARLASSGDLLVVVMGFPIPRRGTTNLMTVHQVRG, encoded by the coding sequence ATGAGAAGGACGAAAATCTGCTGCACCATAGGCCCTGCAAGCGCGTGCCAGAAAACCATCGAAGACCTCATCCGGGCGGGAATGGATGTGGCGCGCCTCAACTTCTCCCACGGGACGCACGAGCAGCACGCCGAGGCCATCGCCATGATCCGCAGCGCTTCGCAACGATTGGGCGCGCCGGTGGCGATCATGCAGGATCTGCAAGGGCCCAAATTGCGCATTGGGCCGGTGGCAGGCGGCTCGTTGACCCTGCATCGTGGGCAGGAGGTCACCATCCTTGCCCAAGAGGCAGAGGCAGGCCCAGGCGTTCTGACCACCTCCTATCAGCACCTGCCCAAGGACGTGCGTCCAGGAGACAAGATTCTGATCGACGACGGCCTCATCCAGCTGAAGGTGCTGGCGACCACCGATGGGTCGGTGACCTGCAAAGTCGTTGAGGGCGGGACGCTCACCAGCTACAAAGGGATTAATCTACCGGGAGTGGATGTCTCCTCCCCGGCGCTGACGGAAAAGGACAGGAAAGACCTCTTATTCGGCCTCGCGCAAGGGGTCGATTTTGTGGCCGTCTCTTTTGTGCGGCGGGCCGCCGACGTTGCAGCAGTGCGGGAGCTCATCGCTGCGCAGGAGGCGCCGGTGCGTGTGATTGCCAAGATCGAGAAGCCGGAGGCACTCGAGGACCTGGATGCCATCCTGCGCATCGCCGATGGGGTGATCGTGGCCCGCGGCGACTTGGGCGTGGAACTGCCGTTGGAAAGGGTGCCGGTTGTACAGCAGCAGATTGTCCACCGCTGCCGGCAGAAAGGGGTGCCCTGCATCGTCGCCACCCAGATGCTGGAGTCCATGCGCACGCAGCCGCGTCCCACCCGGGCAGAGGTCACCGATGTGGCAAATGCCATCCAGGAAGGGGCGGATGCGGTTATGCTCACTGCCGAGACTGCTACCGGCGAGCGCCCGGTGCAGGTGACGAGAATGCTGGCACGCATCATTCGTGCGGTGGAAGGGGAGGAGCGCTACTTGCGCACCGAGGCGCCGCCGCGCCCTGTCGCGACCCCCACCGTTGCCGATGCAGTTGCCGACTCGGCGTGCCGGGCGGCCGCAGACCTGAAAGCGAGGGCCATTGTGACGCTCACCCAGTCTGGCTACACCGCATGCATGATCGCCAAGTACCGGCCGGAGGCGCCGATTATCGCCTTCACCCCGCATGAGGCGGTGCAGCGACAGATGCAGCTTGTCTGGGGTGTGCGTCCCCGCCTGCTCCAGTTTAGCGATGATTTGCAGGACCTCCTGGAAAGAATTGATGCGCACATGCTCGCCGCCCGCCTCGCCTCCTCAGGCGACCTGCTGGTGGTGGTAATGGGCTTCCCCATCCCCAGACGCGGCACGACCAACCTGATGACCGTCCACCAGGTGCGTGGCTGA